From Microplitis mediator isolate UGA2020A chromosome 11, iyMicMedi2.1, whole genome shotgun sequence, one genomic window encodes:
- the LOC130677722 gene encoding uncharacterized protein LOC130677722: protein MKFDASIMKFDTLRMKFDASIMKFDTLRMKLDASIMKFDTLRMKFDASIMTFAILRMKIDASMMKFNILRMQFDESTLKFDTLRMKLNASIMKFDSLRMELDASIMKFDILRMKIDASMMKFNILRMQFDESTLKFDTLRMKLNASIMKSDSLRMKFDASIMKFAILRMKIDASMMKFNILRMQFDESTLKFDTLRMKLNASIMKFDSLRMELDASIMKFDILRMKFDELIVKFNTSTIKFSLLIMKLITVRMKFDIFAMKFVSVIKFDDSRIKLDVSRTKFDVSRFKFDVSRMKFDNSTINVDISITKVDASIMNFDVTRMKFDVSAMKFDKLIRSIEVNFLICPTTSH, encoded by the coding sequence ATGAAGTTCGATGCATCGATAATGAAGTTCGATACTCTAAGAATGAAATTCGATGCATCGATAATGAAGTTCGATACCCTAAGAATGAAGTTAGATGCATCGATAATGAAGTTCGATACTCTAAGAATGAAGTTCGATGCATCGATAATGACGTTCGCTATTCTAAGAATGAAGATCGATGCATCGATGATGAAGTTCAATATTCTAAGAATGCAGTTCGATGAATCGACACTGAAATTCGATACCCTAAGAATGAAGCTCAATGCATCGATAATGAAGTTCGATAGCCTAAGAATGGAGTTAGATGCATCGATAATGAAGTTTGATATTCTAAGAATGAAGATCGATGCATCGATGATGAAGTTCAATATTCTAAGAATGCAGTTCGATGAATCGACACTGAAATTCGATACCCTAAGAATGAAGCTCAATGCATCGATAATGAAGTCCGATAGCCTAAGAATGAAGTTCGATGCATCGATAATGAAGTTCGCTATTCTAAGAATGAAGATCGATGCATCGATGATGAAGTTCAATATTCTAAGAATGCAGTTCGATGAATCGACACTGAAATTCGATACCCTAAGAATGAAGCTCAATGCATCGATAATGAAGTTCGATAGCCTAAGAATGGAGTTAGATGCATCGATAATGAAGTTCGATATTCTAAGAATGAAGTTCGATGAATTGATAGTGAAGTTTAATACGTCAACAATAAAGTTCAGTTTGTTAATAATGAAGTTAATTACAGTGAGAATGAAGTTCGATATATTTGCAATGAAGTTCGtatcagtaattaaatttgatgattCGAGAATAAAGCTCGATGTATCAAGAACGAAATTCGATGTATCGAGATTTAAATTCGATGTATCGAGAATGAAGTTCGATAACTCTACAATAAATGTCGATATATCGATCACAAAAGTCGACGCATCAATAATGAATTTCGATGTAACGAGGATGAAGTTTGATGTATCGGCAATGAAGTTCGATAAACTGATTCGATCTATCGAAGTGAATTTTTTGATCTGCCCTACAACTTcccattaa